The following proteins are co-located in the Deltaproteobacteria bacterium HGW-Deltaproteobacteria-2 genome:
- a CDS encoding pyruvate, phosphate dikinase: MAKYVYSFSEGYGKSKNLLGGKGVGLAEMAHLNIPIPPGFTITTEVCTAFYANKGRYPQELKEQVAKALQKMEKDSGMKFGDPKNPLLCSARSGARSSMPGMMETVLNIGLTSKTITGMIEKTKNPRFVWDSYRRLIQMYSDVVMEKAEGIEPEEGMGVRQQLERELAAMKTRRNAKSDVDLTEKDLAELAEIYKAKVQAVLGKPFPDDVMEQLWGAIGAVFKSWNGKRAVSYRRIEGIPDEWGTAVNVQAMVFGNMGDTSATGVAFTRNPATGENKFYGEWLPNAQGEDVVAGIRTPNPINEETRQVDDTEGHPSLEKAMPKAYAQIKAIRNKLEAHFRDMQDLEFTIQDGRVWMLQTRTGKRNGPAAVRMAVEMYKKKMISAAEAISRVTPAQLDEMLHPMVDPKAEASGDFLVKGLPAGPGGAVGQVVFTAEEAVNLKKEGKKVILVREETNPEDVEGMRAAQGILTARGGMTSHAALVARGWGKCCIVGAGALHVDMQQRTMTVAGKTVREGEIVTLNGTKGRAYIGALPMISGAEDDQNFADFMKLCDSIRRLKIRTNAETPKDAAKAMQFGAEGIGLFRTEHMFYGENSEKPLFCLRKMILSDNEEQRRAALDDLFPFVKSDIKKTMEVMAGRPVTIRLLDPPLHEFVPENPEERQRLAESLDISIDKLNSRAEKMHETNPMMGHRGVRLGITYPEVSEMQIRAILEAAAELIKEGKKAFPEIMIPVVCGVNELKNQGALVKKIYPEVCAKYGLKKMPYMVGTMIEIPRAALLADRIAEEAEFFSFGTNDLTQMTYGFSRDDVGAFVPEYLEKKIIPADPFQILDQIGVGQLIQLGVERGRKTRKDLKVGICGEHGGEPSSVMFCHSVGMNYVSCSPYRIPIARLAAAQAVVNEKKSSPKPPVAKPKAKAKVAAKPKAKAKPKTKAKAKVRK, translated from the coding sequence ATGGCAAAATATGTATACTCTTTTTCGGAAGGATATGGAAAAAGCAAAAATCTTTTGGGAGGCAAGGGCGTTGGACTTGCGGAAATGGCGCATCTTAACATTCCTATTCCTCCGGGTTTTACCATTACAACGGAAGTATGCACGGCCTTCTATGCGAATAAAGGCCGTTATCCTCAGGAATTAAAAGAACAGGTTGCAAAAGCTCTGCAGAAGATGGAAAAGGATTCGGGAATGAAGTTCGGTGACCCGAAAAATCCTCTGCTTTGTTCAGCTCGCTCCGGAGCGCGCAGCAGCATGCCCGGCATGATGGAGACGGTGCTGAATATCGGTCTTACATCGAAAACGATTACCGGCATGATTGAAAAAACAAAAAATCCCCGCTTTGTCTGGGATTCCTACCGCCGTTTGATTCAGATGTATTCGGATGTTGTTATGGAAAAAGCCGAAGGCATTGAACCGGAAGAAGGCATGGGTGTTCGTCAGCAGCTGGAGAGAGAACTCGCGGCAATGAAAACACGCCGCAATGCTAAATCAGACGTTGATCTTACAGAGAAAGATCTTGCCGAATTGGCTGAAATTTACAAAGCCAAAGTACAAGCCGTTCTTGGCAAACCTTTCCCCGATGACGTTATGGAGCAGTTATGGGGTGCAATCGGTGCGGTCTTTAAAAGCTGGAATGGCAAGCGCGCGGTTTCCTATCGCCGTATTGAAGGAATACCCGATGAGTGGGGCACTGCGGTAAATGTGCAGGCGATGGTGTTCGGCAACATGGGCGATACATCGGCTACCGGTGTGGCCTTTACCCGCAATCCGGCCACCGGCGAGAATAAATTCTACGGCGAATGGCTGCCCAATGCTCAAGGTGAAGACGTTGTTGCGGGAATCCGCACTCCCAATCCGATAAATGAAGAAACCCGCCAGGTAGACGATACCGAAGGACATCCCTCTTTGGAGAAGGCCATGCCCAAAGCCTACGCTCAGATCAAGGCTATTCGCAATAAACTGGAAGCTCACTTCAGAGACATGCAGGATTTGGAATTTACAATTCAAGACGGCCGCGTCTGGATGCTGCAAACCCGCACTGGCAAGCGCAATGGTCCCGCCGCCGTACGCATGGCTGTGGAAATGTACAAAAAAAAGATGATCAGTGCCGCGGAAGCAATATCCAGAGTAACACCGGCTCAGCTTGATGAAATGCTTCATCCGATGGTTGATCCGAAAGCCGAGGCTTCGGGAGATTTTCTGGTAAAAGGTCTACCTGCCGGTCCCGGTGGAGCCGTGGGACAGGTTGTATTTACAGCGGAAGAGGCGGTCAATCTGAAGAAAGAAGGTAAGAAGGTAATCCTGGTACGTGAAGAAACCAATCCCGAAGATGTGGAAGGCATGCGCGCGGCTCAGGGAATTCTTACGGCACGTGGCGGTATGACCTCACATGCGGCACTGGTTGCCCGCGGTTGGGGCAAGTGTTGTATCGTCGGTGCCGGCGCTTTACATGTTGATATGCAGCAAAGGACAATGACGGTTGCCGGGAAAACGGTACGCGAAGGTGAAATTGTTACGCTCAACGGAACCAAAGGACGCGCTTACATTGGCGCTTTGCCGATGATCAGCGGCGCAGAAGACGATCAGAACTTTGCTGATTTTATGAAACTTTGCGATTCTATACGCCGTCTGAAAATTCGCACCAACGCCGAAACGCCTAAAGATGCGGCCAAAGCCATGCAGTTCGGGGCTGAAGGAATCGGCCTGTTCCGCACCGAGCATATGTTTTACGGTGAGAATAGCGAAAAACCGTTGTTCTGTCTGCGCAAGATGATTCTGTCGGATAATGAAGAACAGCGTCGCGCGGCACTGGACGATTTATTCCCGTTCGTGAAAAGCGATATTAAAAAGACAATGGAAGTCATGGCCGGAAGACCTGTAACCATTCGCCTTCTTGATCCGCCTCTGCATGAATTCGTGCCGGAAAATCCGGAGGAAAGACAGCGTTTGGCTGAGAGTCTGGATATTTCAATAGACAAGCTCAACAGCCGGGCAGAAAAAATGCACGAGACCAATCCGATGATGGGACATCGCGGGGTGCGCTTGGGTATTACCTATCCTGAAGTGAGCGAAATGCAAATTCGTGCCATTCTTGAAGCAGCGGCGGAGCTGATCAAAGAAGGCAAAAAAGCGTTTCCCGAAATTATGATTCCGGTTGTCTGCGGTGTGAACGAATTAAAGAATCAAGGGGCTCTGGTCAAAAAGATTTATCCTGAAGTATGCGCCAAATATGGACTCAAAAAGATGCCTTACATGGTCGGCACGATGATTGAAATTCCGCGGGCGGCGCTGCTGGCCGACCGGATTGCTGAAGAGGCGGAATTCTTCAGCTTTGGAACGAACGACCTTACGCAAATGACTTACGGCTTCAGCCGTGACGATGTCGGTGCGTTTGTGCCCGAGTATCTGGAGAAAAAAATTATTCCGGCTGATCCCTTCCAGATTCTTGATCAGATAGGCGTTGGCCAGTTGATACAGCTTGGTGTTGAAAGGGGACGCAAGACACGTAAAGATTTAAAGGTCGGCATTTGCGGCGAGCATGGCGGCGAGCCATCGAGCGTTATGTTTTGCCATAGCGTAGGCATGAATTACGTTAGTTGTTCACCCTATCGCATACCGATTGCACGTCTGGCTGCTGCTCAGGCCGTGGTCAATGAGAAGAAGAGTTCGCCCAAGCCTCCTGTGGCGAAACCAAAAGCAAAAGCAAAGGTGGCAGCAAAACCCAAGGCAAAAGCAAAGCCCAAAACAAAGGCAAAAGCGAAGGTTCGCAAATAA
- a CDS encoding ABC transporter permease produces the protein MKIFPKEMIDELNAIARYFHMWSLLGWYDIKQRYRRSLIGPFWITISTGIMVGSIGLMFSTIFKSSFSEFLPYFAIGQIIWLLLAAQLTDACTMFVQSQSIIKQVSLPLSVHVLRKLWYNIILFLHNFLIIIIVLVIAGNGFSWEYLLIIPAIILILILLFLLSMILGIICTRFRDITQIVAVFLQLIYFFTPIFWMKKSLASKQSWITDFNPFFHIIELVRSPLLGKTPDLYHWISLLIYIVLAAAITFFFIKRFRNRVAYWL, from the coding sequence ATGAAAATCTTCCCCAAAGAAATGATTGACGAACTAAACGCTATAGCCAGATATTTTCATATGTGGTCATTGCTGGGATGGTATGATATCAAACAAAGGTATCGCCGGTCACTGATAGGACCATTCTGGATAACTATCAGCACGGGGATTATGGTTGGCAGTATCGGGCTGATGTTTTCGACAATATTCAAGTCTTCCTTCAGTGAATTTCTGCCATATTTCGCCATCGGGCAGATAATATGGCTTCTGCTTGCCGCGCAACTAACTGATGCCTGCACTATGTTTGTTCAGTCTCAGTCCATCATTAAACAAGTATCTCTTCCGCTGTCGGTTCATGTTTTGAGAAAATTGTGGTATAATATAATATTATTTCTTCATAATTTTCTCATTATCATTATAGTACTAGTTATTGCCGGAAACGGATTTTCATGGGAATATCTTTTAATTATACCGGCGATTATACTTATTCTCATTTTGCTTTTTCTTCTCTCCATGATTCTCGGAATTATTTGCACAAGATTCCGTGATATAACCCAGATTGTGGCGGTATTCCTGCAACTCATTTATTTTTTTACTCCTATTTTCTGGATGAAAAAATCTCTTGCCTCTAAACAATCGTGGATTACCGACTTCAATCCCTTTTTTCACATAATTGAGTTAGTACGTTCTCCCTTATTGGGGAAGACCCCGGATCTGTATCACTGGATTAGTCTTTTAATATATATAGTTTTAGCGGCAGCAATAACTTTCTTTTTTATAAAACGATTTCGTAACAGAGTAGCTTACTGGCTGTAG
- a CDS encoding sugar ABC transporter ATP-binding protein → MTSIKAKSLTIYYPIFDSSSRSLKKAVVRAATGGKIANDAHGISVCAIDNISFSFSEGERVGLVGHNGAGKSTLLRAIAGVYAPASGTMEVSGSIVSLLDLSLGMDNEFTGYENIFMRCVLMGIGKSEVKKHIDDIIEFSELGEYIRMPMRTYSTGMSLRLAFSICTTFPSDIVLMDEWLSVGDADFSKKAEKRLLEFIKKSSILVLASHDAEQIKKICNRVLTMDHGRITEDKFN, encoded by the coding sequence ATGACTTCAATAAAAGCGAAAAGTCTGACCATATATTATCCCATCTTTGACTCATCAAGTCGTTCTCTCAAGAAAGCTGTTGTTCGCGCGGCGACAGGAGGAAAAATAGCCAACGATGCTCATGGAATAAGTGTTTGTGCCATTGACAACATTTCCTTTTCGTTTAGTGAGGGTGAGCGGGTAGGTCTGGTGGGGCATAACGGAGCGGGAAAATCCACGCTCCTGCGCGCAATCGCCGGTGTTTACGCTCCCGCCAGCGGCACTATGGAAGTTAGTGGGTCGATCGTTTCGTTGCTGGACCTTTCTTTGGGCATGGATAATGAGTTTACCGGTTATGAAAATATTTTTATGCGTTGTGTTCTTATGGGTATAGGAAAATCCGAGGTTAAGAAACATATTGACGATATCATCGAATTCTCCGAACTGGGTGAATATATAAGAATGCCAATGAGAACATACTCCACCGGAATGTCTCTGCGTCTGGCTTTTTCCATCTGTACGACATTTCCGTCTGATATTGTTCTTATGGATGAATGGCTTTCCGTCGGTGATGCCGACTTCAGCAAGAAAGCGGAAAAAAGATTGCTGGAGTTTATAAAAAAATCTTCGATACTTGTTTTGGCGTCTCATGATGCCGAGCAAATAAAAAAAATTTGCAATCGTGTTTTGACGATGGATCACGGTCGTATAACAGAAGATAAATTTAATTAA
- a CDS encoding epimerase produces the protein MIGYKERVGVIGATSIVGDYLLSLLVEEGWDVVAFSHRESQIKAVEDNSVVWRLLASFKSTEVGYFDQRKEQINLWISLAPISVLSEYFSMLLTYGAKHIVAVSSTSRFTKSESSDQDEKILAQTLAENEERLKSWAKKEKLTFTILRPTLVYGLGRDKNVSAIASFILRFSFYPVLGAAYGLRQPVHAKDVAACCVTALSSKAAINSSYNVSGGETISYREMVCRIFVALNKKPRFVTFPLWLFRVAVMFLRMFPPFRHWSAAMAERMNQDLVFSHEEASRDLGFKPRPFRLTKEDLPRLYSNTL, from the coding sequence ATGATTGGTTATAAAGAACGTGTTGGAGTTATCGGCGCAACAAGTATCGTCGGGGACTATCTACTGTCCTTGTTGGTTGAGGAAGGTTGGGATGTTGTGGCGTTTTCGCATCGGGAAAGTCAAATAAAAGCTGTGGAAGATAATTCTGTTGTCTGGCGATTACTTGCCAGTTTCAAATCAACCGAAGTCGGTTATTTTGATCAAAGAAAAGAACAAATAAATTTGTGGATTAGCCTTGCTCCTATTTCTGTCTTGTCGGAATACTTTTCGATGCTTTTGACCTATGGCGCCAAACATATTGTGGCTGTTTCATCCACAAGCAGGTTTACCAAGAGCGAATCCTCAGATCAGGACGAAAAAATATTGGCGCAAACTCTTGCTGAAAATGAGGAGCGTTTGAAGTCTTGGGCAAAAAAAGAAAAATTAACTTTTACAATATTGAGACCAACCCTGGTTTACGGTCTGGGGCGAGATAAGAATGTCAGTGCGATTGCTTCCTTTATCCTGCGTTTTTCTTTTTACCCCGTGTTAGGAGCAGCATACGGGCTGCGACAGCCGGTGCACGCAAAGGATGTCGCTGCGTGCTGTGTTACCGCTCTGAGTTCAAAGGCTGCAATTAATAGTAGTTATAACGTATCCGGAGGAGAGACAATTAGCTACAGGGAAATGGTCTGTCGTATTTTCGTGGCCCTTAATAAAAAGCCGCGATTTGTGACTTTTCCTCTCTGGCTTTTCCGGGTTGCAGTAATGTTCTTGCGAATGTTTCCTCCTTTTCGCCATTGGTCGGCCGCTATGGCTGAAAGAATGAATCAGGATCTCGTTTTTAGTCATGAAGAAGCGAGTCGCGATTTGGGATTTAAGCCGCGACCATTTCGTTTAACTAAGGAAGATTTACCTCGTTTATATAGTAATACATTATAA
- a CDS encoding dTDP-Rha--alpha-D-GlcNAc-pyrophosphate polyprenol alpha-3-L-rhamnosyltransferase yields MPKVSAIIVNYNAGTILNETVNSLLGSAPVAQVIVVDNGSTDHSMEAIERMAFSRSDLICIRNNKNMGFAKACNIGVVAAGENDYLLFLNPDCLLDKGALEKLLIGMKSSQQTGMAGPLVLNPDGTEQPGGRRAVPTPWRSFIRAFGLFSFRKRYPRLFSDFLLHQQPLPGDPVEVEAISGSCMLVNRAVLKDVGLLDEGYFLHCEDLDWCMRFRQRGWKIMFVPDAHVVHHKGTCSKARPIFVEWHKHKGMMRFYGKFFRHQYPGILMWIVAVGVWLRFGAMAVSYSIRLIGQRLTHDWL; encoded by the coding sequence ATGCCGAAAGTATCCGCTATTATTGTTAACTATAATGCAGGTACTATATTAAATGAAACTGTAAATTCGCTTTTGGGCTCAGCACCTGTTGCTCAGGTGATCGTCGTTGATAATGGCTCCACAGATCACAGTATGGAGGCCATTGAGAGAATGGCGTTTTCACGATCAGACCTGATATGTATTCGTAATAATAAAAATATGGGTTTTGCCAAGGCCTGTAATATAGGTGTTGTTGCTGCCGGGGAAAATGATTATTTGCTTTTTCTGAATCCGGATTGTCTCCTTGATAAAGGTGCTCTGGAGAAATTACTGATCGGCATGAAATCATCACAGCAAACTGGAATGGCCGGGCCGCTGGTCCTCAATCCTGATGGTACAGAACAACCAGGGGGGCGACGTGCTGTGCCCACACCATGGAGGTCTTTCATTCGCGCATTTGGCCTTTTTAGCTTTCGCAAACGCTATCCCCGACTTTTCTCGGATTTCCTGCTTCATCAGCAGCCTTTACCGGGTGACCCTGTTGAGGTTGAAGCTATTTCCGGTTCCTGTATGCTGGTGAATCGTGCAGTGTTGAAAGATGTCGGCCTTTTGGATGAGGGATATTTTTTACACTGTGAAGATCTGGATTGGTGCATGCGCTTTCGACAGCGGGGTTGGAAAATAATGTTTGTTCCCGATGCCCATGTAGTTCATCACAAAGGAACATGCAGTAAAGCACGCCCGATTTTTGTGGAATGGCATAAACACAAAGGTATGATGCGCTTCTATGGTAAATTTTTCCGCCATCAGTATCCCGGTATCTTAATGTGGATCGTGGCAGTGGGAGTATGGTTAAGATTCGGCGCAATGGCTGTTTCCTACAGCATTCGCCTTATCGGACAAAGGCTGACACATGATTGGTTATAA
- a CDS encoding glycosyl transferase yields MEKCTFKMLSIVIPVYNEERYLESVINKVIAQPLPCGLERELVLINDASQDATWDIMRSLPGKFPSTKIQLINKAVNEGKGAALRDGFAKVTGDIVIIQDADFEYDPADYPKLLHPILVGKADVVFGSRFIGEPHRVMYFWHQVANNALNLLSNMLTNLNLTDMEVCYKVFVREVVDQIKIKSPRFGVEPEITAKIARMRLNGKRVRVYETGISYAGRTYEEGKKIGWKDAVSAIVQIIRFRFMD; encoded by the coding sequence ATGGAAAAATGCACATTCAAAATGTTGTCAATCGTAATACCGGTTTACAACGAAGAAAGATATCTTGAGTCCGTTATCAACAAAGTTATTGCGCAACCACTTCCTTGCGGTTTGGAACGGGAATTGGTTCTGATTAACGACGCCTCTCAAGATGCTACCTGGGATATCATGCGATCCTTGCCGGGTAAATTTCCGTCAACGAAAATTCAATTAATTAATAAAGCGGTAAACGAAGGCAAAGGCGCGGCTCTAAGGGACGGATTTGCCAAAGTAACAGGAGACATTGTTATTATCCAGGATGCCGATTTCGAATACGATCCGGCGGATTATCCTAAATTATTGCATCCTATCCTGGTAGGGAAAGCAGATGTTGTGTTCGGGAGCCGATTTATTGGCGAGCCGCATCGTGTGATGTATTTCTGGCATCAGGTTGCGAATAATGCGCTAAATCTTCTTTCCAACATGCTGACTAATTTGAATCTTACAGACATGGAAGTATGCTACAAAGTTTTTGTGCGTGAAGTTGTCGATCAAATCAAAATCAAAAGTCCACGGTTTGGAGTTGAACCGGAGATTACTGCCAAGATTGCCCGCATGCGCCTCAATGGAAAGAGGGTGCGTGTTTATGAGACGGGTATTTCTTATGCCGGGCGCACATACGAGGAAGGCAAAAAAATTGGTTGGAAGGATGCGGTATCGGCGATAGTGCAGATTATCCGCTTCCGTTTTATGGATTAG
- a CDS encoding glycosyltransferase family 2 protein — translation MKTNVAILIVNWKSSPMLLRCLECIAKQESIKPEIFVLNNGNDDPIAESYCSRFPAVQFYKSEKNIGFAAGNNLLFQKTKGYEWIALINPDAYLEPDWLSKMLSAAIAHPEYSFFASRLVQSVNREILDGDGDTMHVSGWAWRKGNYQPIPHDINKPLEIFSACAAAALYRRDVFELMDGFDEDFFCYFEDVDLGFRLRLAGHRCLLVPDAVAYHVGAATTGNRHSDFVVYHGHRNMVWAYVKNMPDALFWSLLPAHILINLVTIIWFSLRGQVVVILKAKWDALCGISRMWQKRRDIQRNRTASIAEIWKILNKSFLPRLSQFRRRSF, via the coding sequence GTGAAAACAAATGTTGCTATTCTGATAGTGAATTGGAAATCATCACCTATGCTCCTGCGTTGTCTGGAGTGCATTGCTAAACAAGAATCTATAAAACCTGAAATATTTGTTTTGAATAATGGCAATGATGATCCTATAGCGGAAAGTTATTGCAGCAGATTTCCTGCCGTACAATTCTACAAAAGCGAAAAAAATATTGGTTTTGCAGCAGGGAACAATCTGCTCTTTCAAAAAACAAAAGGATATGAATGGATAGCACTGATAAACCCGGATGCGTATCTGGAACCAGATTGGTTAAGTAAAATGCTCTCCGCTGCAATTGCACATCCTGAATATTCATTTTTTGCATCTCGTCTTGTCCAGTCTGTAAATCGTGAAATTCTCGATGGAGATGGAGACACGATGCATGTATCTGGATGGGCGTGGCGAAAAGGTAATTATCAGCCCATACCGCATGATATAAATAAACCTCTTGAAATATTTTCCGCCTGTGCGGCGGCGGCGCTTTATCGGCGAGATGTCTTTGAATTGATGGACGGATTTGATGAAGATTTCTTTTGCTATTTTGAAGATGTCGATCTGGGTTTCCGGTTGCGTTTGGCTGGTCATCGTTGTTTGCTGGTGCCGGATGCCGTTGCCTATCATGTTGGGGCGGCAACTACAGGAAACCGACATAGTGATTTTGTTGTTTATCATGGTCACAGAAATATGGTATGGGCATATGTGAAAAATATGCCTGATGCGCTTTTCTGGTCTCTGCTTCCTGCGCATATTTTGATCAATCTTGTGACTATTATCTGGTTTTCTTTACGTGGACAAGTTGTAGTAATCCTGAAGGCAAAATGGGATGCGCTCTGTGGTATTTCTCGTATGTGGCAAAAGAGACGTGATATTCAAAGAAACCGAACCGCTTCCATAGCTGAAATTTGGAAGATTTTAAATAAAAGCTTTTTGCCTCGCTTATCACAATTCCGGCGGAGGTCTTTCTAA